A section of the Sceloporus undulatus isolate JIND9_A2432 ecotype Alabama chromosome 3, SceUnd_v1.1, whole genome shotgun sequence genome encodes:
- the PTMA gene encoding prothymosin alpha isoform X1, which translates to MSDTAVDTSSEISTKDLKEKKEVVEETENGRDAPANGNAENEENGEQEADNEVDEEEEEVGDDEEDEEEGDGEEEDGDEDEEAEGPTGKRAAEDDEDDDVDPKKQKTDEDD; encoded by the exons ATGTCAGACACAGCCGTGGACACCAGCTCCGAAATCTCCACCAAG GActtgaaagagaagaaggaagttgTGGAAGAGACAGAAAATGGCAGGGATGCACCAGCCAACGGCAATGCT GAGAACGAGGAAAATGGGGAACAGGAAGCAGACAACGAGgtagatgaagaagaagaagaagtcggTGACgacgaggaggacgaggaagaaggTGACG gtgAGGAAGAAGATGGCGATGAGGATGAGGAAGCTGAGGGCCCCACAGGCAAACGGGCAGCTGAGGACGATGAG gATGACGATGTCGATCCTAAGAAGCAGAAAACCGATGAAGATGATTAG
- the PTMA gene encoding prothymosin alpha isoform X2, which translates to MSDTAVDTSSEISTKDLKEKKEVVEETENGRDAPANGNANEENGEQEADNEVDEEEEEVGDDEEDEEEGDGEEEDGDEDEEAEGPTGKRAAEDDEDDDVDPKKQKTDEDD; encoded by the exons ATGTCAGACACAGCCGTGGACACCAGCTCCGAAATCTCCACCAAG GActtgaaagagaagaaggaagttgTGGAAGAGACAGAAAATGGCAGGGATGCACCAGCCAACGGCAATGCT AACGAGGAAAATGGGGAACAGGAAGCAGACAACGAGgtagatgaagaagaagaagaagtcggTGACgacgaggaggacgaggaagaaggTGACG gtgAGGAAGAAGATGGCGATGAGGATGAGGAAGCTGAGGGCCCCACAGGCAAACGGGCAGCTGAGGACGATGAG gATGACGATGTCGATCCTAAGAAGCAGAAAACCGATGAAGATGATTAG
- the PTMA gene encoding prothymosin alpha isoform X3 — translation MSDTAVDTSSEISTKDLKEKKEVVEETENGRDAPANGNAENEENGEQEADNEVDEEEEEVGDDEEDEEEGEEEDGDEDEEAEGPTGKRAAEDDEDDDVDPKKQKTDEDD, via the exons ATGTCAGACACAGCCGTGGACACCAGCTCCGAAATCTCCACCAAG GActtgaaagagaagaaggaagttgTGGAAGAGACAGAAAATGGCAGGGATGCACCAGCCAACGGCAATGCT GAGAACGAGGAAAATGGGGAACAGGAAGCAGACAACGAGgtagatgaagaagaagaagaagtcggTGACgacgaggaggacgaggaagaag gtgAGGAAGAAGATGGCGATGAGGATGAGGAAGCTGAGGGCCCCACAGGCAAACGGGCAGCTGAGGACGATGAG gATGACGATGTCGATCCTAAGAAGCAGAAAACCGATGAAGATGATTAG
- the PTMA gene encoding prothymosin alpha isoform X4: protein MSDTAVDTSSEISTKDLKEKKEVVEETENGRDAPANGNANEENGEQEADNEVDEEEEEVGDDEEDEEEGEEEDGDEDEEAEGPTGKRAAEDDEDDDVDPKKQKTDEDD from the exons ATGTCAGACACAGCCGTGGACACCAGCTCCGAAATCTCCACCAAG GActtgaaagagaagaaggaagttgTGGAAGAGACAGAAAATGGCAGGGATGCACCAGCCAACGGCAATGCT AACGAGGAAAATGGGGAACAGGAAGCAGACAACGAGgtagatgaagaagaagaagaagtcggTGACgacgaggaggacgaggaagaag gtgAGGAAGAAGATGGCGATGAGGATGAGGAAGCTGAGGGCCCCACAGGCAAACGGGCAGCTGAGGACGATGAG gATGACGATGTCGATCCTAAGAAGCAGAAAACCGATGAAGATGATTAG